Below is a genomic region from Methanolobus sediminis.
TACAACTGAACGGTCTCTGTCACACCATATGATGATGGCAGTACGAAATCTGCTGTTGTTGCTGCACCAGATTCAGGAGTAAGAACGATATTCACAGTTGTCCTTGGAACAAGGGTAAGTCCTGAACTTTTAAGGGTGCTTAAACCAGTAATGTCGCCTACATTAGGATAAGTAGTACCCTGTGAAGCAGAAGATGTAGTAGCAATATACAAAGTGATAAGGTCACCAGTATTCATTACGGGGTTTGCTTGAGAGAATGAAGAATCTTCATCACGGATCTTTTCTACAGTATAGTAGTATTCTGAATTATTACCTACCGTACTGGTCGCACTAAGAAGCTTTTCAAGATTTGCAGTAGCATTAGTATCTGAGAAAGCGCTCATGTTACCATCAGAAGCACCGGTTGATGCATAGGACTTTTCATTGCCTGCATAGACAAGGTTGTTAGCTGTTGTACCATCACTAATAGAAACGACTACCTGATTTACATCCACAGAAGCACTACCTACATTAAGACCGACCTTAAGCTTAAGAAGGTCAATTGTGTCTGACATGTCGGTTGAAGTGTTCTTAGCACGTACTCCCTCAATGGTTTTTACCATGAGGTTAGATGATACTTCCTGTGTTGCCTGCTTACCGGTTGACTGAGCTTTCTGCTGAAGTGTACCGGAAGTCTGAATCAATACAGCAGCAGCAACTGCTGCTACTAGAACCATAGCGATGAATATGATAAGAGTACCAATACCCACCTGAGCTCTGGTATTATTTTTCAAATGTAATGCGTTGTTTGCTTTCATGTACGATCCTCCTCTTATATCCATTTATTTTTGGATATGTCACTAATATAGTAATGAATAATATAAATACCATTTGGTTGGAAATATCAAACATCAAACTCGCAACTTTTGAACAATGAAAATATATAAATAAAATATAACTAATTAATAGTAGACAGGAATGAACCAAGGACTTCTGTTAAATGGAACAATATGTTTTGCAATCACATTGACATCCCTTGCCTTTGCATGGGTACTTTCCAGAAACAAGGAGAGTTACAAAGAAAATAGCAAGCCTGCTCTTTTTTCACTGATCGTATTCTGGACCATGGTCGGACTTATGTACCTGCCAACAACAATCAGAATGTTTGCAGCTTATTCAGGTAATCAGGAAATTGATGCAATAATGTATTTTGTTACAGCAATTCCTTTTGCATTCATTTCAGTCCCGCTTGTTTTTTTCATAATATATGTAATAACAGGTAGCAAAAAGATCGGAGAATATACTTCACTCTTCTTCACACTTATAGGAGCAGCATATCTTACTTTCCTTTACGATAGTGGAATAGTTGGACCTATAGTTACAGAATGGGGTTCCATTTTTATGATCAATAGCGATGCTGCAATTAATTTGTATCTCATGGGATTGTTTGTCATTCCCACTTCCATGATACTTGGATTGTTACTGTTGATACTGCTACAGAGGATGCCAAAAAGATTAAGGTACAGAACAGCTCTGCCACTTGTAGCTATTTCTTTTGTATTTGATTTTATGCTTACCGACATGATAGCAATAGTTGATGTAATGCAAATGTTTGCAAGATTATTTGTTTTTATAGGGATAATACTTGCTTATCTTGCTTATTTCCCTCCGATGACGGTTCAGGAAAAGCTGGGCATTCAGGAACAGACAAACGGTAAGCAGAGTATGCACACTGATCATAATATTGAGTTTTATCTGAAAGATGAGACTGATATAGCATGAGATCCCATTATTATTTAGGAATTCTTTTTTAGAAAATCTTACACCTGAATAAACAGCAAAAGGAAAGGCTGCAGGAAAACTAGGTATTATATGTAGAAGACCGGCAGTCTTATATACATTTACATCCATGTACGTTTTTGTACATTACAGAACATAAGTGGTTATTAGATGCATGCCGTAATAAATGATATAGTCAGCTCTACTGAAAAAAGAGTCCAGAACCTTAACACAAAGACAGAACGATCTTCAGCTAAAAAAAGAAGTAGCAATAAAAGGGACATAGTTGCTGCTATCAAGGAAAAGAAACTCCAGGGAAAAGTTGCAGTTATCTCTGAAGTTAAACCTGCATCACCTGGAAAAAAACTTAGGGATATTAATCCTGAAGATGCAGCTATGATAGCATCAGAAATGGAAAAAGCCGGAGCAGTAGCAATATCTGTTTTAACGGAGCCTGAATTTTTCCATGGGTCAACAGACAATCTCATATCAGTGAGAAAGAAAATATCACTTCCTGTTTTACGCAAGGATTTCATTATCGATGAGATTCAATTCAATGAAATTGAAAGCGACCTTATATTATTAATAGCAGGTATTCTTGGCGACAAGCTTGGAAAAATGACGGACATGGCCATATCAAAAGGATTTGAGCCTCTTGTTGAAGTCCACAATGAGAATGAACTTAAAAATGCGCTTGAAACTAAAACAAGGATAATTGGAATAAATAATAGGGATCTAAGCAATCTTGGGATAGATCTTGCTACAACGCTTCAACTTATACCGCTTGTTAAAGATTTTGATAGGATAAATGGACAAGAGCACACCATAATCAGTGAAAGCGGAATGCACACCATTGATGATGTAAAGATGGTTGTTAAAGCCGGGGCTGATGCAGTACTTGTTGGTACATCCATCATAAAGAGCGGAGAGATATACGCAAAGACGAAAGAGCTTGTCGATGCACTTGACGATTAATAAAAGATACGGAGAATGATAATGAAAAAATCAATGTATGGTAAATTCGGAGGGCAGTTCGTTCCCGAAGTGCTCATGCCGGCACTTACAGAGCTTGAAGAAGCCTATGAACGTTACAAGGATGATCCTGAGTTCCTGAAAGAACTGGATTTCTATATGAAAGAGTTTGCAGGCAGGGAAACTCCTCTTTATTTTGCCAAAAATCTCAGTAAGAAATACGGAATTAAGATCTACCTGAAACGCGAGGACCTTGTTCATGGTGGTGCCCATAAATTGAACAATACTCTTGGACAGGCACTTCTGGCCAAGTATATGGGCAAGAAACGTCTTATTGCTGAAACAGGGGCAGGACAGCATGGAACCGCAACTGCAATGGCAGCTGCAAATATGGGATTTGAATCTGAGGTTTATATGGGTGCAAAAGATGTTATCCGCCAGCACATGAATGTTTACAGAATGGAGCTTATGGGTTCCAAAGTAAATGCTGTTGAATCCGGTTCAAAGACACTAAAGGATGCAATCAATGAAGCCCTCAGGGACTGGGTTACCAATGTTGAGAATACTCACTACCTTATCGGTTCAGTTGTAGGACCTCACCCATATCCTATGATCGTGCGTGATTTCCAGAGTGTTATTGGAAAGGAAGTCAAAGAGCAGATCATGGAGAAAGAGGGCAGGTACCCGGATTCCATTGTTGCCTGTGCTGGCGGTGGAAGTAATGCGATGGGTATTTTCTATCCATTCATTGAAGACAAGGAAGTTAAACTCTTCCCGGTTGAAGCAGGTGGAAAGGAATTAAAGACCACTGAAAAGGAAGCGCTGCATTCTGCATCACTTTGTGTTGGTGAGGAAGGCATCCTCCAGGGTGCACACACACTCATACTTCAGGACAAGTACGGACAGATACTTGAATCCAGTTCTATATCAGCAGGACTTGATTATTCAGGAGTCGGGCCTGAACTTGCATACCTCGCGGATATTGGCAGGATAAATCCGTGTACTGTCAGTGATGACGAGGCACTGGAAGCATTCTATGAGCTCAGCCGTCTTGAAGGAATTATTCCCGCACTGGAATCATCACATGCTGTTGCTTATGTTATGAAGATGGCAAAGAATGGGGAACTTGAGAAACTTGGTGATCTTGTTGTTATTAACCTTTCCGGAAGAGGAGATAAGGACCTTGAAACAGTGTTTAAATTAAAGGAAGAAAAGGCAAAGGAGGCTTGCCAGTGAGAATCGCAGATAAATTTGCAGAACTTAAAGAAAAGAATGAAAAGGCTCTTATTGCCTATGTCTGTGCAGGCGATCCTTCAGCCGAAGCTACAAAAGAGATAGTTCATGCACTTGTAAAAGGCGGGGCAGATATTGTTGAACTTGGACTTCCATTCTCAGATCCGGTTGCAGACGGACCTACCATACAGGCTGCATCAACCAGGGCACTTGAAGCTGGCATGAACCCGGACATTTATTTTGAGATGGCAGCATCCATCAAGGAAAATGTTCCTCTGGTCTGCATGACATATTATAATCTAATATATAAGAGAGGGAATGAGAAATTTGCTAAAGATTGTGCTGAAGCAGGTATTACCGGAATTATCGTACCTGACCTTCCGGCAGAAGAAGCAGATGAACTACATGTTGCATGTAAGAATAATGGTGTTGACCTGATATTCCTTATCACACCGGTAACTACAGGAAAGAGAATGGAAAAGAATCTGGAAAAAACATCCGGTTTTGTCTATATTGTTTCAAGACTTGGAGTCACCGGAGAAAGAGTCGATGTAGCAGAATCAACAAAGAACATCCTTGCACGCATTGATACAGAAGTTCCAAAAGCAGTTGGTTTTGGAATCTCCAACGGGCAGCAGGCTGCGGAAGTTATCAAAGCAGGTGCTGATGCGGTTATTGTAGGTTCTGCTTTTGTCAGCATAATCGCTTCAGGTGAGAATGTAAATGAAAGAGTGGAGAAACTTGCATCAGAATTAAAGATAAGCTGCAGATGATTATCTGCCAGCTTTTTAATTTTATGATTTTAAATCAAATTCTAATAAAACAGTTTTTAAAAAACAAATTGAGGAATGCAGATCACTCTGCAAAAAGCTGATCCACGAACCACTGCGGATCGAATTTGCGAAGGTCGTCATATCCCTGTCCCATTCCAAGGAACAAAATTGGTTTTCCTGTGATGTATGCAATGGAAATTGCTGCACCACCCTTGGAATCAGCATCTGTTTTTGTCAGGATTGAACCGCTTATAGGAACTGCATCATTAAATTGTGCTGCCCTTTCCACAGCATCGTTACCTGCAACTGCCTCATCCACAAAGATTATGAGGTCTGGTGGGGCTACACGGCAGACTTTCTTAAGCTGCTCCATGAGGTTAATATTGGTATGCATCCTGCCAGCGGTGTCAGATAATACAACATCCACATTATGTGCCTTAGCATGCTGCATTGCATCATAAATAACAGCAGCCGGGTCGCCCTGCTCCTGATGTTTGATTATCTTTACTCCGATCTTGTTGGCATGGATGGCAAGCTGGTCAATTGCACCGGCCCTGAATGTGTCACCTGCAGCAACTACAACTGACATTCCCTGATCCTTAAAACGTTTGGAAAGCTTGGCAATGGAGGTGGTCTTTCCAGTTCCGTTTATACCAATAAAAACAATGTGTACCGGCTTTTTAGCATTCTTCACATATTCATCAAGGTCAAATACATTGGCACTCATCACATCATAGATCGCATTTTTAAGGGCATCTTCAACAATGTTGCCAGTGTTGCTACCAATGCGTCTTCTGGTTCCAACCAGCTGACTCTTTACTGAGCTTACAATTGCTTCTGAAACTGAAAGTGCGATATCACTCTCAAGAAGAGCCATTTCCAGATCCCAAAGAGGTTCTTCAAGATCATCTTCATCCAGAATAAATTCCCTTTCAAAAACAAGAGCTTTAGCTTTTTGTGCAAAACCAAATTTCTTAGCAGTTTTGCCTTCCTCTTCTGGAACTGGTTTAGTTTCTTCAGCGGAAAGTTCGGGTTTTTCTCTTAATTCTTCCTGTGAAGAAGGGGAAACTACGACAGGAGATCCCAATTCTTCTGAAGACTCCACAATTTCCTCTACTGGTTCGATTGCAACAGCTTTTTCATCTATTTTGCTGCCAATCTTATCCTTGAATCCACTGAGTTTTGCCTTGAGTTTATTGAACACGTGATACA
It encodes:
- the ftsY gene encoding signal recognition particle-docking protein FtsY, producing the protein MFNKLKAKLSGFKDKIGSKIDEKAVAIEPVEEIVESSEELGSPVVVSPSSQEELREKPELSAEETKPVPEEEGKTAKKFGFAQKAKALVFEREFILDEDDLEEPLWDLEMALLESDIALSVSEAIVSSVKSQLVGTRRRIGSNTGNIVEDALKNAIYDVMSANVFDLDEYVKNAKKPVHIVFIGINGTGKTTSIAKLSKRFKDQGMSVVVAAGDTFRAGAIDQLAIHANKIGVKIIKHQEQGDPAAVIYDAMQHAKAHNVDVVLSDTAGRMHTNINLMEQLKKVCRVAPPDLIIFVDEAVAGNDAVERAAQFNDAVPISGSILTKTDADSKGGAAISIAYITGKPILFLGMGQGYDDLRKFDPQWFVDQLFAE
- a CDS encoding indole-3-glycerol phosphate synthase TrpC; translation: MHAVINDIVSSTEKRVQNLNTKTERSSAKKRSSNKRDIVAAIKEKKLQGKVAVISEVKPASPGKKLRDINPEDAAMIASEMEKAGAVAISVLTEPEFFHGSTDNLISVRKKISLPVLRKDFIIDEIQFNEIESDLILLIAGILGDKLGKMTDMAISKGFEPLVEVHNENELKNALETKTRIIGINNRDLSNLGIDLATTLQLIPLVKDFDRINGQEHTIISESGMHTIDDVKMVVKAGADAVLVGTSIIKSGEIYAKTKELVDALDD
- the trpB gene encoding tryptophan synthase subunit beta, whose translation is MKKSMYGKFGGQFVPEVLMPALTELEEAYERYKDDPEFLKELDFYMKEFAGRETPLYFAKNLSKKYGIKIYLKREDLVHGGAHKLNNTLGQALLAKYMGKKRLIAETGAGQHGTATAMAAANMGFESEVYMGAKDVIRQHMNVYRMELMGSKVNAVESGSKTLKDAINEALRDWVTNVENTHYLIGSVVGPHPYPMIVRDFQSVIGKEVKEQIMEKEGRYPDSIVACAGGGSNAMGIFYPFIEDKEVKLFPVEAGGKELKTTEKEALHSASLCVGEEGILQGAHTLILQDKYGQILESSSISAGLDYSGVGPELAYLADIGRINPCTVSDDEALEAFYELSRLEGIIPALESSHAVAYVMKMAKNGELEKLGDLVVINLSGRGDKDLETVFKLKEEKAKEACQ
- the trpA gene encoding tryptophan synthase subunit alpha; its protein translation is MRIADKFAELKEKNEKALIAYVCAGDPSAEATKEIVHALVKGGADIVELGLPFSDPVADGPTIQAASTRALEAGMNPDIYFEMAASIKENVPLVCMTYYNLIYKRGNEKFAKDCAEAGITGIIVPDLPAEEADELHVACKNNGVDLIFLITPVTTGKRMEKNLEKTSGFVYIVSRLGVTGERVDVAESTKNILARIDTEVPKAVGFGISNGQQAAEVIKAGADAVIVGSAFVSIIASGENVNERVEKLASELKISCR
- a CDS encoding archaellin/type IV pilin N-terminal domain-containing protein; its protein translation is MKANNALHLKNNTRAQVGIGTLIIFIAMVLVAAVAAAVLIQTSGTLQQKAQSTGKQATQEVSSNLMVKTIEGVRAKNTSTDMSDTIDLLKLKVGLNVGSASVDVNQVVVSISDGTTANNLVYAGNEKSYASTGASDGNMSAFSDTNATANLEKLLSATSTVGNNSEYYYTVEKIRDEDSSFSQANPVMNTGDLITLYIATTSSASQGTTYPNVGDITGLSTLKSSGLTLVPRTTVNIVLTPESGAATTADFVLPSSYGVTETVQLYP